A genomic window from Desulfuromonas sp. includes:
- a CDS encoding bifunctional pyr operon transcriptional regulator/uracil phosphoribosyltransferase PyrR, with the protein MSVKDTVILDQAGVKRALTRIAHEILENNKGTESLVLVGIRSGGAYLAEQIAIRINEIEGVKLNIGAVDITMYRDDLGSRGSLPVGKTDIPFALDEQKVVLVDDVLFTGRTIRAAMDALMDFGRPSSIQLAVLIDRGHRELPIRSDYTGRNIPTTRNEKVQVEFDDDNCPVEVRLEKQ; encoded by the coding sequence ATGTCGGTTAAGGATACTGTTATTCTTGATCAAGCCGGGGTCAAGCGGGCTTTGACCCGGATTGCTCATGAGATTCTTGAAAACAACAAGGGGACCGAGTCCCTGGTTCTGGTCGGGATCCGGAGCGGTGGAGCCTATCTCGCAGAACAGATTGCAATCCGTATTAATGAAATCGAAGGAGTGAAATTGAATATCGGTGCTGTCGATATCACCATGTATCGGGATGATCTCGGTTCCAGGGGATCTTTGCCGGTCGGGAAAACCGATATCCCGTTTGCCCTCGATGAACAGAAGGTTGTGCTGGTCGATGATGTGCTTTTTACCGGCCGGACGATCCGGGCTGCCATGGATGCGTTAATGGATTTTGGCCGGCCGAGTTCAATCCAGCTGGCGGTTCTGATTGATCGCGGCCACCGCGAGCTCCCGATCCGTTCTGATTACACCGGCCGCAACATCCCGACCACCCGCAACGAAAAGGTGCAGGTCGAATTTGATGACGATAACTGTCCGGTCGAAGTCCGACTGGAAAAACAGTAA
- a CDS encoding aspartate carbamoyltransferase → MSFRHKHILGTRDLSREDIELILDTAESFKEINQRDIKKVPTLRGKTIINAFFENSTRTRLSFEIAGKRLSADTVNISSSGSSVSKGETLEDTARNIEAMAPDIIVMRHNHSGAPHYLAERVDCSIVNAGDGTHEHPSQALLDLMTIRESKGAFDGLKIAIIGDIAHSRVARSNLFAMTKLGMEVRLAGPGTMIPVGFEKHGAIIYDNIEDAITGVDVVMMLRIQLERQANTLLPTLREYSRFYGLNPEKLKLAKDDAIVMHPGPMNRGVEISTSVADGPQNVILDQVENGVAVRMALLYLVSGAEKMDVE, encoded by the coding sequence ATGTCATTCCGCCACAAGCATATCCTCGGGACCAGGGACCTTTCCCGCGAAGACATTGAACTTATCCTTGATACGGCTGAGAGTTTCAAGGAGATCAACCAGCGTGACATCAAGAAGGTTCCAACCCTGCGTGGCAAAACCATCATCAATGCTTTCTTCGAAAACAGCACCCGGACCCGTCTTTCTTTTGAAATCGCCGGCAAGCGTCTTTCCGCCGATACGGTCAATATTTCGAGCTCGGGCTCATCAGTCAGTAAAGGGGAAACCCTTGAAGATACAGCCAGGAACATCGAGGCGATGGCGCCCGATATTATCGTGATGCGGCATAATCATTCCGGGGCGCCGCATTACCTTGCCGAACGGGTTGATTGTTCGATCGTTAATGCCGGTGATGGCACGCACGAGCACCCGAGTCAGGCGCTGCTCGACCTGATGACGATCAGGGAGTCAAAAGGGGCATTTGACGGGCTCAAGATTGCGATTATTGGTGATATCGCTCACAGTCGTGTTGCCCGGTCCAATCTGTTTGCCATGACCAAACTCGGCATGGAAGTCCGGTTGGCCGGTCCGGGAACGATGATTCCGGTCGGTTTCGAAAAACACGGGGCGATCATTTACGACAATATCGAAGATGCGATCACCGGGGTTGATGTGGTGATGATGCTCCGGATTCAGCTGGAACGTCAGGCCAACACCCTGTTGCCGACCCTGCGTGAATATTCCCGTTTTTACGGCCTCAATCCCGAAAAACTGAAACTGGCCAAGGATGATGCGATTGTTATGCATCCCGGCCCGATGAACCGGGGTGTTGAAATATCGACCTCTGTTGCCGACGGTCCGCAGAACGTCATTCTCGATCAGGTTGAAAACGGGGTCGCCGTTCGGATGGCACTTTTGTATCTGGTGAGCGGCGCCGAAAAAATGGATGTTGAATAA